The genomic region TATCGACGATCAGTGCTAATATATATAAAAAGAAGCCATTAAAATGCATATATATAGGAAGAATTAATTAACATGAGACATGAATGGTCAAGGTCGTCGTCAAGAATAACGGATTCTCTTCGATCGTATCCTTTGAGAAAGCTACGGGTGCCCAACAACTGCATGCACATGAATTAAGAAGGGctagtagctagctagctagtgtgCACCAATATATGGACCAAGTCGTCGATCGTCTGTCAGGTCAGGCCACTCACTTGTTCATCTGCAGCAAGTCTACTCTTAGTTTGCAttgcaacacacacacacacgacgCAGGCGGAAAGCGACGACAGCGCATCATCCCCACACACACTCTCTCGATCAGCTCGCTAATAATGACGCCATGATGTCCCCGCCCTATATATGCCGAGGGAACCCGGCCTGCTCTTTCCTCTCATCTCTATCAGCTCATCTCCACCGGCCGCCCTCCAtctatcgtcgtcgtcgtcgtcgtcgtcgatcCATCCATGGCGGAGCAGCTGGACCTGCCAGGGTTCCGGTTCCACCCCACcgaggaggagctgctggagtTCTACCTGAAGCAGGTGGCGCACGGGCGGAAGCTCAAGTTCGACATCATCCCCACGGTGCACCTGTACCGCCACGACCCCTGGGAGCTCCCGGGCCTGGCGCGCATCGGCGAGCGCGAGTGGTACTTCTTCGTGCCCCGCGACGGCGGCCGGCCTGCCAAGCAGCACCACCACCAGTCGTCCGGCGCCCGCCCCAGCCGCACCACGGAGCGCGGCTTCTGGAAGGCTACGGGCTCCGACCGCGCCGTGCGCTGCGCCCACGACCCCAAGCGCCTCATCGGCCTCAAGAAGACGCTCGTCTACTACGAGGGCCGCGCGCCTCGTGGCACCAAGACCGACTGGGTCATGAACGAGTACCGCCTCCCCGACGCCTGcaataacaacaacaacaacaataataCCGTCGCCGGCGActcatcggcggcggcggcggcatcctccaccaccaccaacaACTCGCCCAAGGTAAATATATATAAATGTTAATTAATTAATTCAGTCCATATGTAATTAAGCTAGCAATCTTAATCATCTTATGTAACTCGATCGATCGTGTGCTTGCATTGCACCACCAGGAGGACATCGTGCTGTGCAAGGTCTACCGGAAGGCCGTGTCGCTCAAGGAGCTGGAGCAGCGAGTGGCCATGGAGGAGCTGGCGCGCGCCACGCCGTCCGCGTCCCACAACGCCGGATCGCCCGCCGACTCCATGTCGTCGTCCGACCAGGACCAACAAACCCAGCTTGGGCAGGGAGGAGTGGAGATCATGATAACGATGCCCGTCGGCGGCAtctcaccaccaccaccactaccaCCGCCTGTGATGATGAGCATGAAGCAAGAGGAGGAGGTGGCCGAGCCCGAGGCGCCGCTGCCGGCGGTGCTGATGAGGCCGTCGACGCTGAGCCTGCCGCAGCTGGAGGTGGCGAAGCAGCAGCAGGAGTGGATGCAGGACCCCTTCTTGACGCAGCTGCGGAGCCCATGGATGGAGAGCTGGTCTCCCTACTACCCCAGCGTCCTCAACTTTTAACCAATGCAATCTCAGAATCTCAGATCGACCGTCGTCCTCGATGAAGTAGCTATATATATATGGTCATTGTTCCACAGACCTATACTAATAGCTAGCATGCATACTGCTGCTAGGTATCTTTTGGTTTGGCATTATCATATATACATACTGATGACGAGCTAGTACCGTACCCATACATGAGTATCTTGGTTGCTGCTAGCTCCTCCAAGTTGGAGACCGTATATATATAGTTCGTGTGGATTTCCTTTTGTACAGTAGCAAGGTACGGTGTTGACAACCAAAATTATCAAAACATATATGGAACGCTTAATTTAGAGTCTGAGTGAAAGAGAGTTAGGCTCTTAATTAGGAAGGTGTGGCCACGACGAAAGTGTCTTGCATATTGTGCTTACCGGTTTCATGTGCAAACATAGTATataatataggcattttccgttctACATGACAGCTATATATAACCTATACCCAGAAATCAAGTACCTTACAATTGTGTTGACCCTAATTCACGTGTCAACGTACTTTCTGGCGACTTCGTTAGGC from Zea mays cultivar B73 chromosome 6, Zm-B73-REFERENCE-NAM-5.0, whole genome shotgun sequence harbors:
- the LOC100501680 gene encoding NAC domain-containing protein 22, with the translated sequence MAEQLDLPGFRFHPTEEELLEFYLKQVAHGRKLKFDIIPTVHLYRHDPWELPGLARIGEREWYFFVPRDGGRPAKQHHHQSSGARPSRTTERGFWKATGSDRAVRCAHDPKRLIGLKKTLVYYEGRAPRGTKTDWVMNEYRLPDACNNNNNNNNTVAGDSSAAAAASSTTTNNSPKEDIVLCKVYRKAVSLKELEQRVAMEELARATPSASHNAGSPADSMSSSDQDQQTQLGQGGVEIMITMPVGGISPPPPLPPPVMMSMKQEEEVAEPEAPLPAVLMRPSTLSLPQLEVAKQQQEWMQDPFLTQLRSPWMESWSPYYPSVLNF